The sequence GAAGTGCAGCGGGCGGGGCAGGAAGACGAGGTCGAAGAGCTGCCCGGCCAGCGACATGTTCCGGAAGGTGCAGTTCTGGATGGTGCCGTCCGCGTTGAGCAGCCGCGCGCCCGCCATGCCCACGCGCGGGTGCTCGTCCATGAAGCGCACCAGCGCGTCGAAGGCCCCTTCGTGGACGATGGTGTCGTCGTTGAAGATGCAGATGTACCGGCCCCGCGCGGCGCGCAGCACCTGGTTGTGGTTGGCGGAGAAGCCCTTGCGCTCCGTGTTGAAGAGCCACTTCACCTGCGGGAAGTCGCGCCGCATGGCCTCCACGCCGCGCCCGCCGGTGGCGTTGTCGACAATCCACACCTCGAAGGTGATGTCGTGCGTCGTCGCGTACAGCGTGCGGAGGCAGTCGTGCAGCAGCTCCGGGTTGCTGTGGTTGACGATGGAGATGACCAGGTCGACCTTCTTCATCGAATCGCTCGCGTCCTTCATCACGAAGCCGGGCTCACCGGCGCGGCCCGAGCGGCCCGCCGTGCCCGGACGAATCCCAGGATGTCCTTCAACTCACCGAGGAGCGACAGCGTCCCCGGCAATCGCTCGCGAGCCAGCAGCAGCCCCGCGAACAGCACCACTCCCACCAGCGCCCGCGCCAGCGTGCCGAGGTCCGACGCCGCCAGTGGCAATGTCAGCGCCGCCGCGCACGCGCCCGCCAGCAGCAACGCCACCGTCACGAAGGGCTCCACCACCTGCGTCACCAGACCGCGCATGGCCGGGTTGATGCGCCCCACCAGCCACGCCGTCACCGCCATCTCCACCAGGCTCACGCTCAGGCCCAGGGGACCGACGCCCTCCATCCCGAAGCGCTGGATGACCCAGGTGCCCACGCTCCACTTCGCCGCGCCCACGCCCACCACGACAACCAGCCGCTCCCACGGACGGCCGCCCGCGTTCTGCGCCGTGGCCAACAGGCCCGTCAGCGTGGTGAGCACGCACTCCAGGCTGAACCACTGCACCAGCGCCACCGCCGGCACCCAGCGCTCGCCGAAGAACAGCGGCACCACCACGGGCAGGCCCAGCACCACGCAGGGGATGACGAGCAGCAGCACCGCGGACAGCCGGCGCAGCGACGTGCGCAGGTACTCCGCGAAGCCGGCGGGGTCCTCCTGCAGGCGGCAGTAGGCCGGGAAGGCCACGCGGTTGAGCACCACGCTGAGCATCATCGGCGTGGAGGCCAGCGCCCAGGCCCAGTTCACCAGGCCCACCGCCTCCTTGCCGAGCACGCCGCCCACCACCAGCGGCACCCAGCCCGCCACCAGCGCCGCCACCAGCGGCGGGAGCTGGAACGCCAGCCCGAAGCCCATGAGCCGCTTGAGCACGTCCAGCCGGAAGCGGCCCCGCGGACGCCACGGCGAGGCCCACCAGATGAGCACCAGCCCCACCGCGCCGCGCACGAGGCCGCCCACCGCCAGCGCCCACGCACCGAAGCCGAGCGCCGCCAGGGCGATGGTGGCGATGACCTGCGCCACGCTCTCCACCAGCTCCGCGCGGGCGATGACGGGGAACGCGAGCTTGCGCTCCAGCGCCATCAGCGGAATCACGCGCAGCGAGGACAGGAACAGGCCCAGCGCCAGGGCCCACACCATGGGCACCGCGCCGGCGCCCAGGGCGTAGCCCTCGGTGAGCCGGGACGCGAGCGCGCAGACGGTGGCGACGATGGCGGCGGTGAGGGCCTGGTGGCACCAGAAGATGGTGAACGTCTCGTCGTGGGTGGGCTCGTGTGGCTGGCGCACCAGCGCGGCGCTCAGGCCGAGGTCCCCGAGGAACACGCCCAGCGACGCCGCGTAGGAGACGATGCCGAAGAGGCCATAGTCCGCGGGGAACAGGAGCCGGGACAGGACCAGCGCGCTCAACACCCGCAGCCCCTGTGAGGCCACGGTGCGGGCGGCCAGCACGAACATGCCCTTCAGGGCACGTGCCTTCACCTCTCCAGTGCTGACTTCGGGTACCGCTGTCACGGTCATGGTCCTGGGCGGCTCGCGCCGGGCGACCTTCCTTCGCGGAGGGCCTGTCCGGGAGACGCGCCACCGGAATCGCGAGGCACGAGCAGGGGGCGAAATGCTACCGGTGGGGCTCCGGGCCCACAAGCAACGCGAGCCTGCTGGTGGCTCGGCTGCTTCGCGCGGGGGACGTGACGCCGGCCCGGCGTGCGGGCGGGCATGGGACGCCTGTCTGGATGCTCGCGCGCTTGTTGCGAGGGATGGAGCCCCGAGGCTACGGTCCGCGCCGCATGCTCCCTGGCGGCAATCTCTTCCAGTTCCTGAAGCGCGAGGTGCTCGTCGGCGAGCACCAGGTCTTCCACCGTACGTTGAAGGAGGCCCTGGTGGGCACGTGTGACAGCGTGCTCGACATCGGCTGTGGCTCGCGCTCACCGCTGCACAGCTTCTCCAAGCAGATTCCGCGCACGGTGGGCATCGACGGCCACTCGGCGAGCATCGAGCGCAGCCGCGCCGCGGGCATCCACGGTGAGTACCACCAGATGGAGCTGATGGACGCGGGCCGCCGCTTCGGGCCCAAGAGCTTCGACGCCGTCGTCGCGCTCGACGTCATCGAGCACTTCGAGAAGCAGGACGGCTTCCGGCTGCTGGAGATGATGGAGTCCCTGGCGCGCAAGCGCGTCATCATCTTCACGCCCAACGGCTTCCTCCCGCAGGACGAGTGGGACAGCAACGTGCACCAGGTGCACCGCTCGGGCTGGGAGGTCTACGACTTCGAGCTGCGCGGCTACCGCGTCACGGGCATGAGCGGGTGGAAGCCGCTGCGCGGGGACTACGCGCTGCCGCGCATCCGTCCGTTCCGGATTGGCAGCCGCCTGTCCATCCTCACCGAGCCCTTCGCCACGCGCTTCCCGAAGCACGCCTTCCAATTGCTCGCCATCCGCGACATGGAGGCGTCCTAGCTCCGGCCCGGTGGCTGGAGCCGCGGCCCCATGCCCCCTGTCCCCACATCACCCGCGTGGCACGTCCTCACCGGCGAGTACCCGCCCCAGCCCGGCGGCGTCAGTGACTACACGCGCCAGGTGTCCACGGCGCTCGTGCGCGCCGGGCACCAGGTGCATGTCTGGGCGCCGGGTGACTCGGACACCCGGGTGGAGGACGGCGTCACCGTCCACCGGGTGCCGGGACTCTTCACGCCCGTGGGGCTGGCGAAGCTGACGCGCGGGTTGGATGCGTGCCCGGGGCCGCGCAGGTTGCTGCTCCAGTACGTGCCGCATGCGTTCGGGATGAAGGCGATGAACGTGCCCTTCTGCGCGTGGTTCGCCGCGCGACGGAGGGACGAGCGCTGGGTGTTCTTCCACGAGGTGGTGTACCCGTGGAGCCCGCGCGCGCCGCTGCGGCATCAGGTGCTCGCGGGTGCCACGCGGGTGATGCTGCGACTGGTGGCCGGCGCGGCGGACCGCATGTTCGTGTCCATTCCCACCTGGGCGGAGCACCTGCCCTCACGCGTGCGACGGAGCGCGGAGTGGAGGCCGGTGCCCAGCACGCTGCCTCCACAGGTCTCCGAAGACGCGGTGTCGGCGGTGCGCTCAGCACTAGGGAACGGACCGTGGCTGGGACACTTCGGCACGTATGGGGCGCACACGACCGGGTTGCTGGAAGCCGTGCTGGTGCCGCTGCTGAGTGCAGGCCCGGAGCGGAAGGCCTTGCTCCTGGGCCGGGGCAGCCGGGCGTTTGGTGAGGCCTTGAGCGCGCGGCACCCGGCGCTGGCGGGACGGTGGGTGACGCGGGATTCGCTCGCGCCGGAGGATGTGGCGGCGCATCTGGCGGCGTGCGACGTGCTGGTGCAGCCCTACCCGGATGGCGTGAGCGCGCGGCGCACCACCACCATGGCGGGGCTGGCATTGGGACGGCCGCTCGTCACCAACACGGGGCACCTCACGGAGCCGCTATGGCGCGAATCGCGCGCGGTGGAGCTGGTAGAGGGCGTGGAGCCGGAGTCCTTGGTGATGGCCACGGAGCGGCTGTTGTCGGACGTGGAGGCGCGCACGGCGCTGGGTGGGCGCGCGGCCCGGGTGTACCGCGAGCGCTTCGCGCTGGAACGCACGGTGGACGCGCTGCTGTGTCCAGCGGGAAGGGTGTCGCCGTGAGTGATTCACCGCCCCGGCTCGCGCTGCTGATGGACCCTCGCGAGGAGGGCTGGCCCAGCATGGACCTGGTGGGCGAGGCACTCCTGGAAGGACTCTCCGCGCACCCTTCCGAGGTCTCCGCCGTCGCCGTGCGCCCGACGATGCCTTCCGTGATGCGCAGGCTGCCGCGCCTCGGGGCTCGCAATGCGGCCTTCAATGCGGACCGGCTCCTCACCCGCTTCGGCCTGTACCCCGGCCGTACGCTGCTCGCGCGGAATCGCTTCGACGCCTTCCACGTGGTGGACCACACCTACGCGCAGCTCGTGCATGCGCTGCCGGCCGGGCGCACCGGTGTCTTCTGTCATGACCTGGATGCGTTCCGCTCCGTGCTGGAGCCCGAGCATGAGCCTCGCCCCGCGTGGTTCCGGCTCATGGCGCGCACGCAGCTCGCGGGGCTGGAGCGCGCGGCGCTCGTGTTCCACAGCACCCAGGCGGTGCGCTCGGAGCTGCTCGCGCGCGGAGTGGTGGACGCGTCGAAGCTCGTCTGGGCGCCCTACGGCGTGTCTCCGGAGTACCGCCCCGAGCCGGTGCCGGGTGACCGGAGCGAGGAATTGCTCGCGCCCCTCGGCGGCCGGCCCTACCTGCTGCACGTCGGCAGCGCGATTCCTCGCAAGCGCCTGGACGTGCTCTTCGCCGTCTTCGCCGCGCTCCGTGCCCGACACCCGGAATTGCGGTTGGTACAGCAGGGCGGCGCGCTGACCGCCACGCAGCGGGCGCAGGTGGAGGCGCTCGGCATCGGCGATGCGCTGCTCCAGCCGCCGCGCCAGGAGCGGCCCACGCTGGCGGGACTCTACCGGCGTGCGCGGGCGGTGCTCGTCACGAGCGAGGCGGAGGGCTTCGGCCTGCCCGTCATCGAGGCCCTCGCGTGTGGCGCGCCCGTGGTGGCCAGCGACCTGCCCGTTCTGCGCGAGGTGGGCGCGGACACGTGCGCCTACTGTCCCGTGGGCGAGGTGCCCGCGTGGCTGGACACCGTGGACGCGCTCCTCTCCGGCCGCTCCCCTGCCCCGCCGCGTGAAGCGCGCCTCGCCCGAGCCGCGCGCTTCACCTGGGCCGCGCACGCTCGCACCGTGCTGGATGCATACGTGCGACTGTTGGGCAGCGGCTCTCTCAGATGAGCCGGCGCCGACGTTTGCCACGCTCGCCGCGCGAGACGCGACACTCGTGAGTGAGCCGCCGGCCCTTCACCGGCCGCCCACGAGCATCGCCCCTCGGCGTTTCCGCTACGACTCTCGATGCATCAGTGCTTCGAGCCAGGACGGACACGCTCGCGGCGCATCGCGAACAGGACGGCCATCAACCCCAGCACGGTGAGCGCCAGCGAGCCCGCGCTCCCACCCGACGCGCAGGACCAGCCCAGCGGAGAGCGGGTGTCTCCTTCATCCCCATCGGCGGTGCCACCATCTCCGGTGCCAGCATCCGAGGTACCGCCGTCCACAGTGCCACCATCGGTGCCAGCGTCGGACGTCCCGGCATCCGAAGTGCCCGCATCGACCGTCCCGGCGTCCGAGCCCGCATCCGTGCCCGCGTCCGTGCCCGCATCCGGCTTCGGCGTCGCCAGGAAGGAGCCCGACCACGCGAGGGTGGACAAGCCCACGGCGTTGGTGGCGCGCACGGTGACGTAGAACGGCCCCTCGTTGTCCGGCTGGAACAGGGGCAGCGTGACGGTGGTGTCCCGGCCCACGTACTCGAAGCGCCGCACGTGGTCCGTGCCCGGGAAGACGTCGATGCCCCACTCGTAGGTGAGCGGCGTCTCCAAATCAGTGAAGCCACTCCACGTCGCCGTGAGCCGCCCTTCTGGAGTGATTTGCGCCGTCACCGTGCCGGGATTGGGCCGCGTGGTGTCCACCAACGCGTTGAAGAGGAAGCCGTCCGTGCCGCCGTTGGACGTCCGGTCCGCCCCCACGTTCGCGATGAGCCAGTCGGGCGCGTTGGAGTAGCCACCGAAGGTGAGCCGGCCCTCACGGCCCGCGGCGATGCCCTGCACCCACTCGTCGCTCGTGGCGAGCCCACCCACGTAGGACTTCCAGATGACGCCCTCCACCGCCGAGTCCACCATGGCGATGAAGCCGTCCGAGTTGTTGTTCACGTTGCCCGCGAAGGCCGAGTCGAAGGCGTTGAGCGCGAAGCCCGACTGCGACGTCGTCCTGCCGCCGACGTAGACGTTGCCATAGGGGTCCATGGCGGCCTGGCCCTCGGTCCGCTCGTTGCCGCTGCTTCCCTCGCCCACGCGCAGGCCGCTGCCAATCGGGAAGCCGTCCGGGTTCAGCTTGAGCACGTAGACGTCGGTGCCGCTGCCGGGCACGGGCGCGCTCGAAGAGTCCGTGTTGCCCACCACGGCCACGCCGCCATCCGGCCGCGCCAGCACGCCCCGCACGTCGTCATCGCCGCTGCCGCCCACGTACCGGAGCCACGTGACACCAGCGTCCGCTTCCACTCGCGCGACGAAGCCGTCATTCGCGCCCTGACCGAAGGTGTTGCGGACGATGGTGGTGGAGTCACCCGAGAAGGTCGACCCCATGATGCCGCCCACGTACACCACATCTCCCTGGGCCGACACCGAGTACGCGATGTCGTTCTCGTCGCTCTTGAGGATGCGGGTCCACCGGACGACCGGGTCGCCCGGCGCGGCGACGTTCACCTGCGAGACGAAGGCCTCGAAGGCACGGAGGCGCTCATTGCTCTGTGCGTTGTTCGGAGGGAAGGAGATGGGCGTGTCGTCGGACCTGCCGCCCACGGCGCCATCGTCCCGGCCCGTCTTCCCGACGA comes from Pyxidicoccus parkwaysis and encodes:
- a CDS encoding oligosaccharide flippase family protein; amino-acid sequence: MTVTAVPEVSTGEVKARALKGMFVLAARTVASQGLRVLSALVLSRLLFPADYGLFGIVSYAASLGVFLGDLGLSAALVRQPHEPTHDETFTIFWCHQALTAAIVATVCALASRLTEGYALGAGAVPMVWALALGLFLSSLRVIPLMALERKLAFPVIARAELVESVAQVIATIALAALGFGAWALAVGGLVRGAVGLVLIWWASPWRPRGRFRLDVLKRLMGFGLAFQLPPLVAALVAGWVPLVVGGVLGKEAVGLVNWAWALASTPMMLSVVLNRVAFPAYCRLQEDPAGFAEYLRTSLRRLSAVLLLVIPCVVLGLPVVVPLFFGERWVPAVALVQWFSLECVLTTLTGLLATAQNAGGRPWERLVVVVGVGAAKWSVGTWVIQRFGMEGVGPLGLSVSLVEMAVTAWLVGRINPAMRGLVTQVVEPFVTVALLLAGACAAALTLPLAASDLGTLARALVGVVLFAGLLLARERLPGTLSLLGELKDILGFVRARRAARAAPVSPAS
- a CDS encoding class I SAM-dependent methyltransferase, with protein sequence MLPGGNLFQFLKREVLVGEHQVFHRTLKEALVGTCDSVLDIGCGSRSPLHSFSKQIPRTVGIDGHSASIERSRAAGIHGEYHQMELMDAGRRFGPKSFDAVVALDVIEHFEKQDGFRLLEMMESLARKRVIIFTPNGFLPQDEWDSNVHQVHRSGWEVYDFELRGYRVTGMSGWKPLRGDYALPRIRPFRIGSRLSILTEPFATRFPKHAFQLLAIRDMEAS
- a CDS encoding glycosyltransferase family 4 protein → MPPVPTSPAWHVLTGEYPPQPGGVSDYTRQVSTALVRAGHQVHVWAPGDSDTRVEDGVTVHRVPGLFTPVGLAKLTRGLDACPGPRRLLLQYVPHAFGMKAMNVPFCAWFAARRRDERWVFFHEVVYPWSPRAPLRHQVLAGATRVMLRLVAGAADRMFVSIPTWAEHLPSRVRRSAEWRPVPSTLPPQVSEDAVSAVRSALGNGPWLGHFGTYGAHTTGLLEAVLVPLLSAGPERKALLLGRGSRAFGEALSARHPALAGRWVTRDSLAPEDVAAHLAACDVLVQPYPDGVSARRTTTMAGLALGRPLVTNTGHLTEPLWRESRAVELVEGVEPESLVMATERLLSDVEARTALGGRAARVYRERFALERTVDALLCPAGRVSP
- a CDS encoding glycosyltransferase gives rise to the protein MDPREEGWPSMDLVGEALLEGLSAHPSEVSAVAVRPTMPSVMRRLPRLGARNAAFNADRLLTRFGLYPGRTLLARNRFDAFHVVDHTYAQLVHALPAGRTGVFCHDLDAFRSVLEPEHEPRPAWFRLMARTQLAGLERAALVFHSTQAVRSELLARGVVDASKLVWAPYGVSPEYRPEPVPGDRSEELLAPLGGRPYLLHVGSAIPRKRLDVLFAVFAALRARHPELRLVQQGGALTATQRAQVEALGIGDALLQPPRQERPTLAGLYRRARAVLVTSEAEGFGLPVIEALACGAPVVASDLPVLREVGADTCAYCPVGEVPAWLDTVDALLSGRSPAPPREARLARAARFTWAAHARTVLDAYVRLLGSGSLR